From Danio rerio strain Tuebingen ecotype United States chromosome 7, GRCz12tu, whole genome shotgun sequence, the proteins below share one genomic window:
- the amdhd1 gene encoding probable imidazolonepropionase (The RefSeq protein has 7 substitutions compared to this genomic sequence) — translation MSANSFKLLVKNATQLVLVCRNGEKYLTRDEMQALAVLENASVLIGHDGLIKAVGPADVIETQFEGAKFDNVLDASGMCVLPGLVDAHTHPVWAGDRVHEFAMKLAGATYMEVHEAGGGIHFTVAHTRSASEQHLLAALKSRLERMMRAGTTLVECKSGYGLELDIEVKMLRVINSARKSLPIGISATYCGAHAVPKGKTMEEATKDIVAVQLPKIKHLSASGDLQVDNIDVFCEKGVFDLTSTRCILQAGKDMGLNINFHGDELHPMNSAHLGAELGALAISHLEEVTDDGIVAMAKSKTSAVLLPTTAYILRLTPPRARDMLDAGVIVALGSDFNPNAYCFSMPMVMHLACVMMKMSMPEALAASTINAAYALNRSQTHGSLEVGKQGDLVIINAPRWEHLVYQFGGHQELIRYVIIKGDFVYENDKVLNL, via the exons ATGTCTGCAAACAGTTTCAAACTTCTAGTCAAGAATGCAACACAGCTAGTGTTAGTTTGTAGAAATGGGGAAAAGTATCTTACCAGAGATGAGATGCAGACTCTGGCTGTGCTGGAGAACGCCAGTGTGCTGATTGGACA tgaTGGACTAATCAAAGCTGTTGGACCAGCAGACGTCATTGAAACTCAGTTTGAAGGAGCAAAGTTTGACAAAGTTCTCGACGCTTCCGGCATGTGTGTTCTCCCAG gtcTTGTTGATGCACACACGCATCCAGTGTGGGCTGGAGATAGAGTGCATGAGTTTGCCATGAAG CTGGCCGGCGCCACATATATGGAGGTGCATGAAGCTGGAGGAGGAATCCATTTCACAGTGGCACACACTCGCTCGGCCAGTGAACAGCATCTGTTGGCTGCTTTGAAAAGCCGTCTGGAGCGCATGATGAGAGCTGGAACCACACTGGTGGAGTGTAAGAGCGGATACGGACTCGAGCTGGACACTGAAGTCAAGATGCTGAGAGTGATCAATTCGGCAAGAAAGTCGTTGCCCATCGGGATATCAGCAACATACTGTGGAGCCCACGCAGTGCCCAA AGGTAAAACTATGGAAGAAGCCACTAAGGACATTGTTGCAGTGCAGCTGCCCAAAATAAAACATCTAAGCGCTTCAGGTGATCTGCAAGTGGACAACATTGATGTATTTTGTGAGAAAGGTGTGTTCGATCTCACCTCCACTCGTTGCATACTCCAGGCCGGCAAAGACATGGGCCTCAACATCAACTTTCATGGCGATGAACTCCATCCTATGAACTCGGCACAt CTTGGTGCAGAACTTGGCGCTTTAGCGATCAGCCATTTAGAGGAAGTGACATATGATGGGATTGTTGCCATGGCGAAATCGAAAACATCAGCGGTCCTCCTTCCCACCACTGCATATATATTACG ACTTACTCCACCACGTGCGAGAGATATGCTTGATGCTGGAGTCATAGTGGCTCTGGGCAGCGACTTCAACCCCAATGCCTACTGCTGCTCAATG ccTATGGTGATGCACTTGGCctgtgtgatgatgaaaatgtctATGCCAGAAGCTCTGGCCGCAAGCACCATAAATGCAGCCTACGCTCTCAACCGCTCACAAACACATGGCTCGCTTGAAGTTGGGAAACAGGGAGACCTTGTGATCGTCAATGCACCACG GTGGGAACATCTGGTCTACCAGTTTGGGGGTCATCAAGAGCTCATCAAATATGTCATAATCAAAGGCGATTTTGTTTATGAAAATGATAAAGTTTTGAATCTTTGA